The Hippocampus zosterae strain Florida chromosome 10, ASM2543408v3, whole genome shotgun sequence genome contains the following window.
GGAGACAGGAGCAGGCCTAAGTGGGTAAACAAATTCGGAAAATGTGAAGGAAATCGTCAAAATCAACAAAGTGTTCTCTCGCCTTTTATTGTTAGTGTGTTTACGGTTGTTCCAAACCGTGCCCGAGGAAGCTGAAAGAGAAGCTAATTAGCAACCAGCGCTCTTAACACCACTTCAAAGATAAACAGGTTAGGTTAGCTAACGTGCGCTACGTTGGGTTAGCCGGCTAACTCGCCAGCCGGCTCGCTGTCCGGCCGTCATGTCTTCGCCTTCCTCGTTCTCGCGGCGCCAGTGGTGTTACTTGTGCGACCTGCCCAAGATGCCGTGGACGGTGGTGTGGGACTTCAGCGAGGTGGTGTGCCGCGGCTGTGTCAACTACGAGGGCGCCAACCAGATCGAGTTCCTGATCGCTAGCGCGCGGCAACTGAAGCGCACCCACGGCATGCAGGACGGCAACGTCCGCTCGCCGGGACCGGGACCCTCGCCCCACAAACACGCCGCACCGGGCCGTGGTGAGCCTGCGACGGATGGCGGCCGTCCCCACGGTGAGCGCTTCGACCGGAGTGGTCGAGGGGAGGGCGGCAGCGCGGCCGCCGCTCGCGTGCCGCCCAACGGGCTGCACCGAGACGGGCAGCCGTCACATGAGGTCAACCGCCAGAGCCCCAGCGGCAGCCGGAGACCCATGCTCGGAGCGGCCATACCCCCGAATCTCGTGACTCAGAGCATAGCAGGAATCCCCCACGGGCTTTTGACGGGCATGCCGGCTGGCCTGACCGCTCGGACGGCCCCCATGAGCACCCCGATGATATTCCCGGCACCGGTGCTGGCCGAGATGAACCGCCGCCAGCTCGGCATCGGTATGGGAATCGCCCCCTTCATCACGCCGGAGTTCGAGCGAGAGCTGAGCTCATCCCAAGCCAAGTCGCAACAGCCACAGGTCCACGTCGGCTCCAGCAAGACCGCCGGcctgccatcatcatcatcggccTCCGTCAGCCAAACGAGCCCCAAGCCCGCGTCGTCGCCTGCCAGGCAGCCGCGGCCCCTCGCCGCCCGCGCTGGAGGAGAGCCGCTGTCGTCCAGCAGCTCGTCAGAGGCGGCCACCACTGCTGCAGCCGCCCTGCCCCACAGTGGAGCGTCCGAGGTGGGCTCCACGTCGGCCGCCAGCAGCCTAACCGGAAGCACCTTGTCCTGCACGCTGTGTCACGAGAGGCTGGAGGACACACATTTTGTGCAGTGTCCTTCCGTGCCGGGACACCGGTGTGTATCAACTCGCATTACTATACAATATTGAATGTAATGTATCGTGTTGATCAAGGGTTGGCAAAGTTGAATCATTTCAGTTAACTTATTTAGAAATACCTCCTAACAGTATTACTAAAAACTGGCCTTTTTTTACAGTAACTAGAGAAATAAATGAAAGTAAATGGAAAATTTCAAccttaatacaatacaatacatgctgatttatagggcgctttcacaacagtggcagctgtaaaaaaagcgcttaacaaaatagttaaagtaaaataaacacaacacataacataaaagacggacagtcgtgcagtcctaaccacttttccagcacacgctttgttgtttgaagcagtttgagatgaaataggagagaatcaaagtgtcctttaaccagtggatcagagacgtcatgctcaaaatgtgaacacgtcggctacaagctaagtttcaaagtcaacaagaagttgTAGCATCCATTTACaagaaaagagattggttcacttctcctgtcccattgaaatccatttcaattccaagtggcgactcttggttccaaatacacatcggcgctctgcgccaacgctcctctctcctcattctCAACTTCAACAGCCagccatccagccgcaccagtgccgaataataaataataataataaaaagaaaaatagttaATAAACAAAAAAGGTTAGTTTAGCTTATAAACACACTTAACAGAACAAAtgtcgcaaaaaaaagaaaaatgcaaggtTCCCTGGTAAAATATTAACAATTAAAGACTTCTATATCACATGTAAGTTTAATGTGTTTGTACATACGCACAGGTTCTGCTTCCCATGCACCAGAGTGTACATCCAGAGTCAGCGGGGTGATGGCGAAGTCTACTGCCCCAGCGGTGGGCGCTGCCCTCTGGACACGTCGGTAAACAGCCCCCCCTGGGCATTCATGCAGGGTGAGGTGTCCACCATCCTGGGCACTGGCGTGACGGGCGTCCCGTCGGCTGCCCCACCCGGAGCGGGGTCTGGTGGACCCGGGGGTGCCGGTGGCTCCAATGGGGCCCCGCCACAGAGCGGCGATGTCACCGTCAAGAAGGAGCGAGAGACGTAATGGTGGTTTCTGTGGCAAAATGGAACacaaggcaggcaggcaggcacaacacacaaacacccatccacaaacatgtttttactcCTCTGTATTCCCTCTAGGTGTGGGCCACCAAATCTTTTTGAAGTATACACATAGAGTGATCATGCATCTTATCATTATCCAACACACTGGGAACATTTTCCGTGCATAGACGAGCCAAAATGTCCCCTCCATAAATGTGGGACGttcgtggtggtggtgctgcATGACAGACTGACAagaacacttacacacacaccagcatcttttttttttaaatacccctTGGGATATCAAAGGCAGTGCCCTGCTAAGATGAGGAAACACACACGCTTGTCTCAATACAGCCCCTGAACTCACTCCAATGTAGTTCCTTGGCACAAACACCAGTCAAAATGTCCACACAAAGAATTAGAGCCCCACCAGCAAAAACAACATTGGACAATCAGGCTGGTGCCACACTTGCATCAAAGTTCATCAAgcaaacatcccccccccccaatttccaCTATCATGTCACCTGCCTGCCAGTGTTTCCTTCTCAAAGGTTCCTGGTTGTTTCAAGTGCAATCATCCATTCGACAAGCTGTCATTGAAAAAGATTGTACATCATTTCATAAACTTGCCAATGTTttctttaagtttttttttttgtagaaccaGAATGTTCCTTGCACAGATGAACCAAACCAAAGCCAATGTATGTGTATACAATCTGTACGGCTATATGCTGACGTTAACGGTGTAAGACAAGTGCCTTGTGCAGAAGTGTCCTGCCGCACTGGCGTTGCCATGGCGGCAACCAATCTGCTCTGTCATCTTTTGAATGCAGCTTCTTGTACAAAACGACCCGGCGGGAATAAATCAGATGGAAAAAGTcttggtatttgttttttttaaactttttttttcccaagattgCGCCCGAGTAgccagccttcggcaagtgctcttcaagagccttgcttttttgttgtttttgtctttttgttttgtcacatgttgtttgttgtttcatcatgtggacctgatatggactgttttcagcgttttctggccatgacattcgtcaaaggagaagtatctgtgcttggtggttgcgccttctcggcagcacgcctgtaacAGCACAGattgtgattgggaggaatgtcggcgccatgactgtcagtgctggacagagccggggcgcttgtgttttttgcgcctgtaatgggcagcatttttcacaaccccgttttgttcattgGAGATGTcgacgctgttggacagtcagcgtcggtgcggctggatggctggctgctgaagttgaggatgaggagagaggagcgttggcgcagagcgccgatgcgtgtttggaactgagagtcgccacttagaattgaaatggatttccatgggacaggagaagtgaaccaatctcttttttgtcaatggatgctacaacttcttgttgactttgaaacttagcttgtagccgacgtgtgcacattttgagcatgacgtctctgatccactggttaaaggacactttgattctctcctctttcatctcaaactgcttcaaacaacaaagcgtgtgacggaaaagtggttaagactgCGCGACTGTCcgtcttttatgttatgtgttgtgtttattattttactttatgttaactgttttgttaagcactatgttacagctgccgctgttgtgaaagcgctatataaatcagcgtgtattgttttgtacttctagtgggtggcccggtagtccagtggttagcgcgtcaacttcacagtgcagaggtaccgggttcaattccagcctcgtcctccctgtatggagtttgcatgttctccccgggcctgcgtgggttttctctgggtactccagtttcctcccacgttccaaaaacatgcatggcaggctgattcattcattcattcatcttccgaaccgcttgatcctcactagggtcgcgggcagtgctggagcctatcccagctgtctccgggcagtaggcgggggacaccctgaatcggttgccagggcaggctgatttgaacacgctaaattgtccctaggtgtgagtgtgagtatgcatggttgttcgtctctgtgtgccctgcgattggctggcaaccggttcagggtgtcccctgcctactgcccaattacggctgggataggctccagttgaATTAACTCTGGACTGAGTCCAACAATAATATAACATGATCACCATACTGATGAGTTTATAAAATAGTCGAGTGATAACTGATAACCTTGTTAGAATAGGCTCGACCCCCAGATGTCGCTTTCCCGCGAATATTGTACCGCACTGATCGTATTTTCGTCACTATGTGACGTTCCGTCTGAATGCAACCACactgatttggggggggggggggcgaaagtgAGTGAAAGTGTCAACTCATTACCGCCATTGTGGGAGCAATTATGCACGTGCTAATGGGCCACGCAGCGACCAGTGACATGCAAAGAAGGCACGCAGGGAGGCCCCCCGCGCACATACGCGCGCACTGCAGATGCAGTGACGACGTCCCCCGCTTCCAGACTTTAGTCATCTCTATTCGTGGTTCTTTTGTGTGTCATGTGCAAGCCCCCTGCAAAACGGTGTAAATAttttatcaattaaaaaaaggtccattttaAAACGCCCTTTTGACAAACAAATAATTTTTATGAAATCGTTTTTTGTCCGGTATTTTAAGCATTAAAACCTTTTTTCAACGAGAAAGTTTGTCTCGACAATTTAAAACAATGAATCGAAACTATTATTAAAAATccctgacattttaaaatgtttttattttaattttttatagtTTAgcaaaaatttgtttttatatatatatatatatattatatatatatatatttttcaaacttttcaacaatctgtttttttattcaactAATATACAGTAGCTCTCTTTTTTCAAccgaagaaaaatatttttgaacacTGTAATCTTATAAGAAAACATGTTGAACTCTTGTaaggtttattttttggggggtggggggcgcagTGTTCCAATTTTTGGGGAGAGAGGCAAGTATTATTTTTACAAGAAAAAGGTTTTGAGGAAggtagggggtgtgggggggcacgTATAACGGGGTATGTTATGATTTCTATTTAAGTTTTAGAACgcgatgtgtaaaaaaaaacattcaattctAATTAATTTGATGTTCATCTCCATCAATACTTGGAAGAGGCGCCTATTTCAAATCGATATTTCTTTAGTCACGTTGAAACATACCGTACATAAAAATTGCGTTTCCTTGCGTACGATGACGTCACTGACAAGATTAGCTGTTGTCATGAGGCGACATCATTACGCGTAAGCAGGTGTTCCCCTTGATCCACTCAGGTCCTCCTTGATGCAGGTGCGCGTGTGACACCtcccgcccccacccaccctcgaCCCCTTTCCTGCTGTATCCTAATCCACGCCGACGACCTCCCCGTGTGCGCGTCATTACACGCCCTTTGTGCCGGTCGCCATTATCATGCACACCCACGGCCGTCTTGTGTATTCCGGCTGCGCGCAGGCATGACATCGCACTACAGTACACTGCGTTACGTTACTTGGCATTACACTCGATTGTTATATCAAATTCTAGTTGGTAACGTGACAGAATTACGCTGTGAGAAAGCAatgtggtttttaaaaaaaaatatcctttatATGAAGCAGTAGTCCTTACTTTAAATTTCATTTGCAAATGCGTACAAGAAACGAAATGGACGTCAAAGTCCGCAGGGCAACGTAAAACGATCGAATTGGTCAAATGACGACAAGAACGAGGGAGTAATTTTATTTACACGTTGCAGGCTAAAAAGAAGCAATCACGAAATATTTCTTgtatatgcaaaaaaaaccccaaacaaacagaaaaagagtTCAATGTGTATAATCTCAGGCCAAAAATAACTAAGCAAATAATGTaccgaaaaaataaaatacagtactaaATTGGCCGATATGTCatagctataataataataataataataataataataaaacatattttgttgATCTTAGTTGGCCTTTTACATTATAATTTttgcttttatatttttcatattGAATCTATTTCATTTTCGTTGCACGCACTCGCGAAACCAACAATTTGGAATAAACCACTcaattctatatttttttttcaattgaagtattgtatttattttaagtgtATATTTAATGTTCGTTTATcaatgcacacccacacacccttCAATATTACAATGTATAAATTAGACATCTTGCATAGTTATCATATACTCATAAAGATAGTCTCAATGTGCGTTCACATCATAATTGTGCTATTTAATTACTGCTATATGCTCTTGTGCTTAAACATGCAACGTGTTGTATTGTGCCATGTTTCATGCCAATAGAGTTGAGCGTTAGCCAATAGTCTTCTCTGAGTAACGTTCAAATTATTGATATTACGCATGCGCCTGAGCGACGTGGGCTGATTTGATGGccttttttaaagcaaatttgCAGCCTTGTAAATGTCTTCCTTTTGCCAACGTGTGAAAGATTCCAAGGAGGTGACAGCCGCGGGAATTAACGACTTTCACGCCAACACCCACCTAACAACTATCAAGTGCCGCCCCCTTCCCTCCCCATCCCAACCCTCGGGCCACAAACTGACGGACCTCTGCCCGCCCCCCCTACCAACACTTGCCATGCTGACAGTTTTAActtgttttcacttttgtgGGTATGCCATCTGAACTTTTAATGGGCTTTTGAGAGGGTGGGGGCCATAGGGGGGGGTGGTGGTATTGGAGGTCCTGTCTGCTACAGCCGGGGTGGCCGCCGGTCCGACCGGGCCAATAAACAGCACGCCAGGGGGCCACACAggtcttttttttgcaggggcCTCCTTCCTGACTCCATATTGAAATGTGCAGGAGAGGAGGAAGGGAGGGGTGGAATATCGTGGGCGGGGTCCAGCTGTACCTTATAAAGGACTGGAAGTGGGACCGGCCGCTGTCCTCACGCCGTCCTGCGCTACCGCCTGACACGCTCCGGGCCCGCTCGTCACGCCACGGGCCTCCACGTCTGCACACAGCTGGGAAACAATGGACCCATGAACTTTGAGTCACTTGACACAACTTTCCACGTTAACggagttttttttaacgtgtcaTCAAggattgtaacttttttttaaacagggaaaaggtgtcacccaaaaaaagtgttaaagTGCGAGTAGCTCATCCAGTTCCTCTCAGTGTTTCTTTGTGGGGATGTTGAGCTCTGTGAAGATGGAAGCCCACGACCTACCTGAGTGGAATACTTTCTACAGCGAGGCCAGCGAGGTTAGGACAAGAAaccctttttttcttgcataAATATTGCTATATAAATGTAAAAACgtacaaaaatgtattattattgttgcctGGTAAATGCAAGCTgtatttcttttcttaactTAGGGGGAAAACTGACTTCAACTCACTCATTAACTAAATTCtcatttaatttgtacaaatatttCGTTTTGTGATATTGAAGTGATATTAAATTATGTAGTCAAATACGAAAGGATGACCAATAAGTGACTTAATgaatataaatgcatttttatcaaAAGCTAACATTTAAAACCGTATACACAATTCAATACATATATTTCTTACCTAAAACAATATAATCaatcatttaaaatacattgaagagtccaaaaaaacaaaaagataacATGTATTTTAACTTGCCAAAAACGTGGAGTAGAAAATGTGTATGCAAGTACGGCAAAAAGAGGCCAAAATAgcacagcaaaaataattgcgTGTATTTTCTATGCCAAAGGGGAAAAtaagtacataaataaataaatatattacagGAACGGTACAAATagttaaatgtgtatttttttttatcttgtaaAGGCAAAACCAACAGAAAATACGTTATATATTTTATAGGCCAAAATCCTACAATAAAGGTACATatgttgctttttaattttagGGTATATGAATAAATTTGACTAGACTCGAAATGTACTTCAAAAGCAGGAACAACTACAAAACAATCATATTTACTTTAGAGGCCCTCAAAAACATTAATATATGTCAAAAAGAAGCAAGAAAAAATGCCGAAGTAAAAAGAATTCCACCTATATGTCATATTCCAAATTGAACAtgacagattatttttttccccaagtcgaTCAAAAATGAAGCAATTGTTCACATTTGGTGACGTAATTGCAGTTGGTTTTACGGAGACACATTGAATTCAGATCCATTCGTCTGTAAAGCAGTTTAAAGGCCTAAGAGGTTAAAGTTGGGCTgataattaaattaaaagagAATGTAATCAACTACTGATGAAATTACCACGTTGGTAATATTTAACCAAAGTGCGCGTGAAGCCTCAACTCGCCTCACTTGGAACTTTCCGtgacccattttttaaaatttctattttatacatttatataaatatatacacatacagatatacatatacatttaaaaaaaattttaacacAATTTGTAATACCTTTTGGAGCTACTTGCGTTTTTCCGAGCATggagaggtgggtggggggtgcgtGCGGAGCATCGTGACGCGCTTTTTACGCACTTTGACGTTCACGCGTGAGTGTGAAATCCGCGCGCACTGAGAGCTTCATTGTGCATTGACAAGAAGAAGGAGACGAAGCCACTCACGAAAAGGCACCTTCAcaatttccagaaaaaaaacccttctttTTAGTTGTTACTCCAATTTTGGGggaaatggggaaaaagaaGCTAATCACAAAACTGGGAAGAAGCTGGCAAGGCCACAAACCTGACTCTAATCTTGGGATGTCACTCGCGATGCCACACCCCTTAAAGGCAAACATCCAACACATGAatgcaaaaatacaacaatgatcagaaaacaaatgttcttgGGCAGCTACAACTGATTAAGGTGGTGGCTTGCAAGGGGGGAgatggattgggggggggggcatgggcacctttttacatttttaaatcaggaataaatacagtattattaacgtcaaatataaaaacataaCCGAACAAAAGAGATTGTAACCTGCATGGTTTCATCAAATGTAATTGCTATTCACTGTAGTATCCGTGTGCTGGTTGTCCTTtaaaaaggggcgtggcctagtgagTGACATCATGGGCTGGAGTCGGAGTGGCTTCTTGCGTGCATTTCCATTTTGAATTAGCGTGTTTGACGATTAGTCGAGTTCAAGAAACTcttggctctccttgcccatgtGCAGGGCATCAAACAGTGGTCCATTTGTTTTTCACTTCACTTGAGCAGTAGCAGCTCTGATGTTCAATTGCAACTCAAATTTTGTCGcacaacacaaagaaaaaatacaaaacgacCAAGCAACTTCTCGATAAAGTTCGGGCACTGGTCGTCAAGGTACCACCGTATGtgctttgtgattggctggcaaccagaccATTGATCGTCTTTGTGCACCCTGGCATTGACTATTGACCAATCCATTGTTTGTAATCCAGTGTTCTCAAAATGACATACAAATATTTAGATAATGAATCGTTTCAATACCTTTTTTAATTAGAAATTGGCCAATTCCCCAGAATTTCACCTTATAAACAGGAAACGCGCTCTGACAAATAGGCACTGGGTcatatttttgatgctgattaaaaaaagcctttacttttttgttgtttttgtagcccatcaggtttttgagatattttcattttttgtttttaagtttgacctacaAATTTGTACTACACATTGTAATCCCTGATATTTCAGGAaaaaactgaatgaatgaatacgggatgtgctggagaaaaaaagacaatgaaagATTCGGAATCAGCGCAAAAAATTCAAACCAGCCCACGGTGCATCCCGCCTAAAAGTCAGCTGTCAAAAGTCACTCGCCTCACTCTTGAGGAAAAGcacgatagaaaatggatggctgtatTGCTAATGAActgctgttgtgtttgtgtttcagatGTATTCCTCGCCTAGCAGCATGAACTCCGCCCTGGCTTCCGTCAGCTCCATGGGCCCCATCAACAGTTACATCAACCTCAACCCGACGGGCGGCGGCAGTGGCGGCAGCCTGAACATGGCGTACCCCGGCTCGGGCCTCAGCACATCCCCACTGACCTCCATGGGTTCGGGCCCGGCCCACATGCCACTGTCACCGGTAGCGCCCTCCCTGGGCTCGGGCTCACTCACCCAATTGGGCCCGAGCGCCACCCAGGGCTCCCTGTCCCACTACGGGAACATGGGCCAGTCGATGAGCCAACTGGGCTACCCGTCGGGCGCCTCTCTAGGCCGCGCCGCGCCCAAGGAGATCCCGCCCAAGCCGTACCGCCGCTCGCTGACACACGCCAAGCCGCCCTACTCATACATTTCGCTCATCACGATGGCCATCCAGCAGAGTGGCAGCAAGATGCTCACCCTCAACGAGATCTACCAGTGGATCATGGACTTGTTCCCATACTACCGGGAGAACCAGCAGCGTTGGCAGAACTCCATCCGCCACTCGCTGTCCTTCAACGATTG
Protein-coding sequences here:
- the irf2bp1 gene encoding interferon regulatory factor 2-binding protein 1 is translated as MSSPSSFSRRQWCYLCDLPKMPWTVVWDFSEVVCRGCVNYEGANQIEFLIASARQLKRTHGMQDGNVRSPGPGPSPHKHAAPGRGEPATDGGRPHGERFDRSGRGEGGSAAAARVPPNGLHRDGQPSHEVNRQSPSGSRRPMLGAAIPPNLVTQSIAGIPHGLLTGMPAGLTARTAPMSTPMIFPAPVLAEMNRRQLGIGMGIAPFITPEFERELSSSQAKSQQPQVHVGSSKTAGLPSSSSASVSQTSPKPASSPARQPRPLAARAGGEPLSSSSSSEAATTAAAALPHSGASEVGSTSAASSLTGSTLSCTLCHERLEDTHFVQCPSVPGHRFCFPCTRVYIQSQRGDGEVYCPSGGRCPLDTSVNSPPWAFMQGEVSTILGTGVTGVPSAAPPGAGSGGPGGAGGSNGAPPQSGDVTVKKERET